ttagcttagtggttagagcaatggactagtaaccggaaggttcaaacaagttcaaacccctgagctgacaaggtacaaatctgtcgttctgcccctgaacaggcagttaaacccactgttcctaggccgtcattgaaaataagaatttgttcttaactgacttgcctagttaaaggtaaaataaaaaataaaatggtggtgttagtgtgatggtctggggctggtttACTGCTTCAGGACCTGGACCACTTGCTGTGATTgatggaaccatgaattctgctctacCAAAAAATCCCGAAGGCCATCTGTTCGTGACCTCAAGCTGAAGCGCACTTGGGTTCTGCAGCagaacaatgatccaaaacacaccagcTAGTCCAACTCGGAATGGCTTTAAAAAAACTAAATGAAGGCTTaagtggcctagtcaaagtccggaCTTGAAtctgattgagatgctgtggcgtgAACTTAAAGGCGGTTCATGCTCAAACCCTCCAATGTGGCTGAATTAAAACAATTCTGCAAAGAATGGGCTAAAATTCCTCTATAGCGATGTGAAAGACTCATTGCCAGTAATCACAAATACTTGATTGCAGTTGTTGCTGCTGAGGGTGGCACAATCAGTTTAGGTTTAGGGGACAATTTTTCACATAGGGCCATGAAGGTTCGGATAGCTTTTTTCCCCCTTAATAAATTCACTTAAactgcattttgtgtttacttgGCTTCTCTGTGTAATATTTACATTTGTTTGATCTCAAATATTTAAGTGTGACAAAAGTGCAAAAAAAATAAATCAGGAAGGGGGCAAGtactttttcactgcactgtatgtataggggcggcaggaagcctagtggttagagagttgggccagtaaccaaacgattgctagatcgaatccccgagctgacgaggtaaaaatctgtcattctgccccagaacaagacagttaacccactgttcctgggccgtcgttgtaaataagaattagttcttaactgacttgtgtaGTTCATGTTAAATAAAATAAGTCTTAATCCATTCCTTCGATGTACGTGTATTTTGGGTATATGTTGCGAAACTGTTAGAtcttacttgttagatattactgcactgtcggagcttgaagcacaagcatttcgttacactcgcaataacatctgctaaacacgtgaccaataacatttgaaagGGTGGGACCCTACCACTCAACACATCCTGTAATTCTTCTGACGTCAAGAGCTTGCACACCAAAAtacctctgcagctgccaccacaacctccaTTTTCTGCACCTTGATGTTCCATCCCTGCAATACaattgataaccattgctataaatCTAATCTTACTGAAACCTCACTTGTCCTATCgatctgtactggtacagatctactacacgccactcctctcaggatccctcccccttgacccatcttcctcaGCATGACAACTTCTGCACTATAACCCTGGAAACATCAACCTGCCTCTCACCGGACATTTCAGATCCCCATTTCCCCACCCCAACAATTAACACGtaccactactttccccaatgctacacatttgtctcatgcccataagcttgacacctgtaacgTAATGTATTCGGCAAAGGTTCGAACAGGATAACATTCTATCACTTTGTCGGGCAAAGACTCAATCTCAAAACGCAAAAGAACTGAACTCGTTTCACCACTCACTCCACGTCGTACCAAGAATCTTCCCCCTTCAGTtggttaactttcactgctaccccagtaatcactcctttcaatggcgCACCTTTCTTGAAACAATTCATATCTTTTGTCCCCATTTGGAGAGCCTGCTCCTTCTGACCAGCAGAAACTCTCAAGACCACTTCTGGTTACCCACACCGAATCCACAGCACCAAAACACTTTACACCCACACTGAAACCACAAATAGATCAGCCGAAAGGCAAGGGTCCACTTATTCATCCTGACCTGAAAACGTCACCTCCAATTCACACTTTAACAAACCCTCCCCCATTTGGCTCATGCTCACCCCCTTCCAACCTACCTCACCCTCCATATTTTAGGTATACATCTCCTTATATGCCACTTGACATACATCTTGTTCATGCAGTCAAGGATGCCATTTACCTGGCGGTCACAGTCAGCACGAACCCATCAGTGCATCCCACTTGAAATAGCACTGCGGCATCTTTAGCAATAGCTTCCGATACGCTTTTTCATGTTAAAGAGTTCTGGTTCCACCAAGGACTATAACACTCAGCGATCATGCCTCATTTTCCAACAAGATCTTACACTTTGTAGTAGTCAGCTGTCACGCCATCTGCTGTGCTGGCTGGTTAAGGTGATCAAGCTTGCAATTGTGCCTCAACTGAACCATTTTAGTAAAATGAAAAACTGGTTTCCTAGGAGTGTGCAATCACTCTTTTTGGAGCACAGACAACATGATTGACCTCTTATGTCCCAAAGCCCAACTCCAGTAACCCAAGTTAGTCAAAGAAACTTGAATAAGTTACATGCAATTTATTTCCTTACATTTGACAAAGAACAAAAGCTATGCTCAACATGGTACAACTTCATAGTCATAGGGAATGGACTGCATTGTGATGTCATACACAGGCCTCACTGACAACAGCTGGTATCACAAGTCTTGCCCTTGCACACGCAGCCTGAGGCACACTTGCTGCAGCCGGAGGGACAGCAGTCGCAGCAACCTGATGGGCCGAAAAATAATCGATTAGTGATGACCAAAGACTATTTAGTTGCCACCTAATGAGGCAATTGAGGTTAATTAGGCTTACCATGGGGCTTTAAAGTGCCACCAGCGATAAGAAAAATACTATTGGCCTAATAACACTAGTTGGATTTAGAATAGAACCACTTACTTGCTTTCTTACAACTAGTGCATGCGCAGTTGGAGCACTTGCAGGATCCACCGCAGTTGCAAGATCCAGCTATAAATAAACAGTTGAGTTAGGTAATTGGTAATTAGCCTGTTAAGATTTTAGAAATACGTTTAAGGCGTATCCATAGCCTATAGTCTTAATAAATTGATCAATATACATAACTTACTTTTGGAGCATTCACAAGGATCCATTTTCCAGTTTTTGAGTTCCCTTCTTTATCCGAATGGATCGTAGTAGTTTGGCTGGGTGTCAGTGGTGTGTTGTCAGCTTTTAATTTCTAACTAGCGAGACTTCGACTTTATATGGTCCGGGGCAGACAGGTGCCGTGTGCAGAACAGAGTCGCGCGTTCACGCAGACAGATCATTAATAGGCTTGCTTGCACACGGTTTATTATCTAGCGCGAAAACATGCCCATCAAGGGAATAGTAGCCTATTGTTTCAATAGCCTACATAGCCTAATTACCATGTTGACAATTGATTCATTCAAATATGGCTACCCATTATGTTACTATGCAAACATGTAttagtatttttatttatttatgaatGCCTTCAAATAACCCACTGGGTCTGGACTTTCGTTAACGTTTAGTTACCAGATATTGTTATTTTACAGACACACTAAATGTATTGTTCAAATTCATGATGATTTAAAGTGTTATAGCCTATAGGCATATCTAATCTAGGACTAGTAGGCTATAGATTAGAATGAGAGAAATGTATGTAATTCTAGATGTAAACTTGTCGTGAATCATTTGAATGTATAGTGTGTATGACAAATAGATTTAAACGACGATTTAGGCTATAAATCACTACATTGTTGACTGGTTTTCGACTGGACAGTCGGCGTTATTGTGCGCAGTGCACACGGTACACAACAGTTGGGCAATTGTTCTTTTGTCACTTTTCCGGGGGAATTTGCTGTCATTGGTGCTGTGTTGAGAGCTTCCATGTCCATGCTTCCCTTATTTGCACACGGGCAGCACTCGTGAGCAACATTCGAATGAGAATGAATCACTTTGCGCTCGTCGACTGAGTGTTAGTATTTTTGCGCTCGTCGACTGAGTGTTAGTATTTTTCCAGAATCTGCTGCCTGAGTAATTGAGCTGTGTCATACCACAAACATTGTGCAATGTTATACAAATAGTCACTGACAGTACCAGCTACAATTAATTACAAACGACCGTAATGAAAACAGTGATGCTACCAGAACTGTCATTGGCCTACAACAAGGATAGTCTAtcatgaaaatatatatatttcatcatATAAAATGAAGATATATTAACTTTTTTTAAAGTTAAGCATGTACTTTACCATAATATGAATCATAGTCAATACAGAAGCATATAGTATAATGAAATATAATACATGTTTTCCCGGTGAGGAACTTGTTTTTTGGAGTAAAAATAATTTAAACCTTTTTTTACTTATTGTTGAAGAATTGAATGAAGCCTGTTTATTCAACGATTACTTCGCAGCACTTTGTACTGTAGTGTTGCGCTCGCGATAAAGTGAGGGAGTTATTTTATACTGACCAAGGTTGAACCGGGCAAAACCCCACACGTCATCGGGCGAAAGCGGGGAGGGAGGAGCGCCTTTCTCAAATCTGCTCCTTGCTCTGTCATTTTGTCAACAAGGCATCATGGTGTATCGTTCAGaagcctccaacatcgttttgtCCATGAAATACATGTTTGAATTTTCTAACTCGTTTTAATTGGGAATAAAGCTcaaaagcaatcacttttgcatgtgaaacagaatcctactcattactccACGTGCTCCTAAATCACTTTGTTTTGAGCTGATTTCGCGTTCACATCACTGCGTTCACATCCTAATCGGAATTAGGAAACGCGGAAAGTTTCGATTATCTGATTCGTTGAACGCGGCACGGTTACAAAACGAACGCAATCAACCTTCATCCGGTGCAAAACACGCTTACACGAGCGCCCGGGCGAGATTCATCGAACCCCCTCAGTAACTTCAGAAGATTTGAGTGACAAGTTACGTCATTTGCAAGAGGGAAAGCATCTTGTTGCCTTGTATTCGGACGTTAGCATAGCATGCTTGTAGCTAGCTAACCCATAAACGTTGACAGTTAAAGACAGCTAAACATCGAGGACTTCGGTAAGATATCATTTCACTTTATCACATGTTCCATTCATATGCGTAAAATGCAATGCTTTTTATGTTGTTGAAAAATATCGTGTCTTGTTGCAGCTGGAAATGGTGGCTAGCATGCTAGCTATTTGGCTAACGTTAACGTAGATAGCTGTGATGAGTTTACAATCAATCTGACTGTTTTGTGCCAGTCGTGGATGTCTTCATGATTGGGAAAGTGAACTACTGAAATTTTGCACTCGAGTACTAACATTATTTTAATTGGTCATAGCTATGCTATCTTTGTAGTTATCTGTTTATCTAATTTTGGCAAGTTTTGAAGATAATGAGGAGCCAATGAACATAGCTAACTAGAGAGCAAACTACAGGGATTAGGTAGATGAAAAGCTTTGACAAGCTGCCCAGTGTTGCTAGGTAACGGGACACCCAGCGGGCGACGAGTAAGCTGTTTATAACATTAGGGTAGTTTGCAAGTATCTGCTAGATTGAAAGAGGGATACAACATCCTTGTTTCTCCAGCAGTAATGATTCGATTTCATACTCGTCTCAAAACAAGCAACCAgcagaacacatacacacacacacacaccatatgtaCCATGATTGGTTATTATTGTTGTAGGATTGTGCCACCATGTTGGTGCCTATATTCACCCTCAAGCTGAACCATAAAATCAACCCTCGCATGGTTACAATGGGCAAGTTTGATGGGATCCACCCATGCCTCACTGCAGCTACACAAGCAGGGAAGGTATGGCCTCACTCAGTTCTCTTTCATAGTTTCTCCATTTACATGTATGCATGAAGTATGCATTGGAGCATAGCACTCCAGTGAAGTTATTCAATCTTCTCTTATCCATCAGGTGTTCATCCATAACCCTCATACACGTGGCCAGCGGCAGGCAGCCCACCGTCTGAGTCAGAGTGCCCAGGATTCGGACATCTCTCTGCTCAATATCAACCAGGCTGTGAGCTGCCTGACAGCTGGCACACTAGGACCCAACACCACTGGAGACACGCTCCTCGTGGGCACCCAGACAAACCTGCTGGCTTATGACGTACACGACAATGCTGACATCTTCTACAGAGAGGTGAACCAAGGACAATACAAAGGACTGGACACAATGTTATAACATATCAATACAGCCTCATGATTATGTTGTAGCAGCAGTATTACATAAGCCATCTGCCTGCTGAATCATTAACTGAATACAAAGTTGCAAATGAAGATGTAATGTCCTTTTTCACATCATATTCTCTGTAGGTGACAGATGGGGCCAATGCCATTGTTTTAGGGAAATTGGGGAACATTGAGTCCCCCCTCGCCATCATCGGAGGAAACTGCGCTTTGCAAGGATTTGACTATGAGGGGAATGACCAGTTCTGGACAGTATGGCTCGCGTTCCTCTTACTCTCTTGATTATGTGAACTGTTGTGCAAAAATGAAATTGAAATTAAAATAATTTTATGCAATAGAAAAGTGATAACTGTTGATGTCTGTTTCTATGGGTTCATTTTCAGGTCACGGGGGATAATGTGCGATCATTGGTGCTCTGTGATTTTACTAGTGATGGAAAAAATGAGGTGTTGCATTTAATTTTTTATCCAAAGATGAAAGCAAATACTTTGCAATATAAAACTCAACAATTTCAGATGTTGTGTTATTAAATAGATAGGCATATACTAGATCCTAAAATGGGTAATATATTGTGTTTTTTTGTCTGGTGTTTACAGCTTCTTGTCGGATCAGAGGACTTTGACATTAGGGTATTCAAAGAAGACGAACTTGTGTCTGAGATTGCTGAAAATGAGGTATTGCTCATCTTACATGAGGCCATGTTGTTTCTAATGCTATTTGATTATGTTTTATGATCTTGATGTTTATAGTACATTGTGTGTCAGCAAAGAGACAATGTATGCTGATTGCTCTCTCTTTGTGTCATTCAGACGGTTACCTCCCTCTGTCATATGCATGGCAGCAGGTTTGGTTATGCTCTGGCCAACGGTACTGTGGGTGTATATGACCGCACTGCCCGCTACTGGAGAATCAAGGTACTGCAAGTTTTGAATTGGCTGAATATTAGGTAGTTTTCTGTCTAAATGCATCCCTGTCACTTTACACAAAGCATATTAAACTTGCACCAGCTTTATGTTTAAAGATGTGCCAGTAAAGGTTACCCCTTCTCCCTGCAGTCTAAGAACCATGCAATGAGCATCCATGCATTTGACCTTAACGCTGACGGTGTTGTAGAACTCATCACAGGCTGGTCCAATGGAAAGGTAAACCACCTTGATGTGTCAGTCGATAATCAATTTAGCACCTATTTGTTAAAATGAGTACAGCGCAAATCAAGGAGAGTCTTCCAAAGTTCTCTAAATCCTTCACTTTGTCACATTGTCTGGAACTGGTTGGCACTTGGCACCAGCCTTTCCTCCAAGTGTAAGGAATGTTGTAAGTCCCCTTGACTTCACCATCATTTACAGATTGATGCACGGAGCGATCGAACAGGTGAAGTCATCTTCAAAGACAACTTCTCGTCCTCTGTGGCTGGAGTGGTGGAAGGGGACTATCGCATGGATGGACAGATACAGCTAATCTGTACCTCTGTGGAGGGAGAAGGTAAAGACATGTGGAACACCATGGCTATTGAATATTGTTtatttgtgtgtatgttttcAGTAAGTGACATCCAATATGTTGTGTACTGGTTGTCAGTGCGTGGCTACCTGCCTGCCAGTAAGGAGATGAAGGGGAATCTGATGGACTCCAGTGTGGAGCAGGATCTGATCCGAGAGCTGAGTCAGCGCAGGCAGAACCTGCTACTGGAACTACGCAACTATGAGGAGAATGCCAAGGTTTCTAAgaacacacactgacaaacactTTCACAGAAATAACTTTGAGGATAAAGCTACAACCAAACACACTTTTACATTCATTGATGTGCTGAAACTCTCTGAAGTTAATATTATAAGAATATAATGCTAAAGCCCACACGTACAAGCATACACCCACACCCCAGACCAACATTCAAAGACAAACTTTCTCAGTTACTGTGAGGAGAACACTACTATCCTCCCACCTCTTAACTCTGTACAGACTACACACCCATGGTGATTGTGTCATAGTGTAAAATACCTCTGTGTGACTGTGTCTCTGTAGCAGGCTGTCCCAGGAGCTTCAGAACGGGACACCCAGATGGGGGTGATACCAGCCAATACCCAgctccagactgtcctctctgtcagAGCTGCCACGGAGTCCCAGAGGTCACACATAGAGCTCAGCATCTCCACGCCCAATGGTAAACACCATCACCCCACACAGATACCCTCCTTACCATCTTCACGGACCACTAACACACTCATGCCCTAGATTTACATTGTCATCAATTCCCAGTAAGCAGCTCACTTACACAGAGCTAAAACCACACAGAAACTCACCAAGCTGACCAAACCTCAGCCTGTCCCACATTGAAACCAATGACTCTCACCATCCTATAATTCCAGAATTCTCAGCATCGTGTatttattactgcactgttggagctagtaacacaatcattttgctacacctgcaataacatctgctaaatatgtgtatgcgaccagtAACGTGATgttatttgattttgatttgatgtgacTTACTGTGGTAAGTGGGCTGGGTACTGACCTCTTGGCATTCCTTCTACAGAGACCATAATTCGAGCCGTGCTGATTTTTGCAGAGGGAATTTTTGAGGGTGAAAGTCATGTGGTACATCCCAGTGCCCAGAATCTATGTGGTTCTATCTGTGTTCCCATCATTCCCCCCAAAGATATCCCTGTGGATCTACACATCAAAGCTTTTGTTGGCGGCAAGAGCAGGTACACATATTTCAATGATGAAAGAGACATAGATGTGTTCTCTGCATAGATGTGTTAATGTATTGATTTGCCAATGAAATTCACTCTTATTATCCAAACGTTGTAGTTTCAGTGGAACTTTAGCTCTgtccaataaaaaaaaaacattattttgtcaTTTGATTGTGCTTCTTCTGTTTCCTGCAGCAGTCAGTTCCACGTCTTTGAGATCACACGTCAGCTGCCTCGCTTCTCCATGTATGATCTTAATGTTGAGCCTGAGGCCCCCCAACCTACTGGGAAAGTTACCTTCACCATCAACGACAGGCCACAGAGAGTGAGCACAAACTCTATCGCTTTCTCTCACTTactcttatacacacacacactttcatgtGCTGTCACCTGTGGCGACTTCCGAGCCCTTCTGGCGTTCTGCTCCATAGTAATGTTACTGTCACTATCAAATGGCTGTATTCTCTGTCATTAGGTGGTCATGTGGCTGAACCAGAACTTCCTTCTACTAGAGGGCATTGATACCCCAGACGTGACGTTCACCTCTCTACGTGGCGGAGGACTACTCACCATCAGCATGCTAAGCACTAGTGGAGAGGTATGTCTACATGTCCTAACACGTATCGCTGTGCACAGGATATCTCTAGTATTTCAAAATGGACCCTTCACCTGCCCTTTTCTTTACAATCAGATCACACTAAACACAGATGACATAGACCTGGCAGGGGATCTAGTCCAATCACTGGCCTCCTTCCTGGCCATAGAGGACCTACAGGCAGAGGCAGACTTCCCCACATACTTTGGGGAGCTGCGAACGACCCTAACTGAGGTAAACTCCCCACCTCAGCCTCCACACCAATAGTATTTATCTCATTACCAACCATTTCTCTCATTATTGTGTGTGGTAGGCCTAACATATTTTTGTAATCAATTGTTTTAACAGGTAGATGACTATCACTCTGTCCACCAAAAGCTGACGGCGGCCATAGCAGATCATTCTAATCACATCCGTAACATGCTGGTGCAGGCAGAGGACGCACGGCTCATGGGTGACATGTGAGTGACAACACACCAACCACCAGCTCCATGATTTTTCTGTAGGATTCATTTGCATGGTTCGATAAGGTGATAATGACCTGTTTTTCTTTTTAATCCCTTCATCTTTCTTTGTGCCTGACAGAAGGAACATGAAGAAGCGCTACATTGAGCTCTATGACCTGAACAGAGACCTGATCAATGAGTACAAGATCCGATCCAACAATCACAATGCTCTCCTCGCTTGCCTTAAGTCTGTCAACCAGGCCATTCAGAGGGCAGGGAGACTGAGAGGTGAGTAGGGGTTGGCGGAGATTAGTGAAGCATCAGGTTTGAAGAGAATTTAATGTGTGTTTTAAAGGTTTCAGATCTCTGCaaacctctcttcctctttgttTCTCTCAGTGGGAAAGCCAAAGAATCAGGTTATCACAGCCTGCCGAGACGCTATCAAAAACAACAATGTCAACGTCCTGTTCAAGATCATGAAAGCAGGCACAGCCTCTTCCTGAGAGCACCGCACTCTGGTTGCCTGAAATCCTGAAGGGATTGGAATCCCTGAGAGGCCAGTCTGGGGGAGCAATGGGGGGAGGCTTTACATGAGAGAAGAAAGACTAGTTCTCTAGTGGCTTGGCCAGAAGAAGAAACAGGCCTCACCTGGACCCCCAGGTGCCATTGGGCAGAAGTGATGTTTTAGAGGAGTCAGTGGTTGGGAGTAACTGTCAACTTGTATATGTTGTTTTGTAGCCAAAGAACTATACTCCTTGAATGTTAAATGGGACCAGCAGAGTGAGATACATGTTTACTTTTTGTAGATTGTAAATAGACAGGGAACTGTATTATGTGTGTGCAGAAAGAAATGTAACTAAATTAAATGACTGTCTTATAAGTTAATTTTTCTCTGTTTTGAGTTTTTCTTTGTAGTATTTGTATTCAAGTCTTCTCggttaaataaatgtatttcatGTCTGTCTCACCATGCGAAGTGAGTCCTGCTCCTAAATTGCAGCCATTTTAGACCGCTAAGGGCTAAAAGAACAGATTGTCCCATATTGCAACGATCACCACCATAAAAGTACACCGTCGGACAAATAAGTATGCTAGGTCTTCATCATTAtgcccccttccccttcctccaaATTCTTGGGAGTCTGTCTCCAGTTGCTTAGCTGTTAGCTGAACCTGCGACTCCCACACGTGTCACGTGGCCAGTGTAAAGAACACGGTTAAAACGGTGTCGTGCCAGTTTtgcacatttctccaaaagttaACTCCTTCTTACAGAGCCTCCAAACCAAGTACGTCTGTATTCATTTAATGTGTTTTCTCTCAATTTTAAACCTCGTTTATGTTGGACCCCAGCTTTCCTACAGTCTGAGACTGCAGATTTCATACAGAAACCAGATGTTCCCGGGTTTGGCAGTGGCGCTATATAATTGCTTTGGTGACTTTAATCTGTCGTGGTAAGTATGATGACTGATGTGCAGGATACTTTGTACACATACCGTATACTGATTACAATACAAACGCGGTTATTCAATATAGGGCTCCCTGTGATATGCAAATATGCAACAGTCTGGCAATTACATGTAAATGTAATGCGTCATGGTAGGATATATAATATATGCAACACAATTATTCCTTTGAGGGTAAAAGCATGTGCAAAATGCGTAAAATACGTTTAGTTGTTTTGTTCAAAGATGCATTTTTTCAAGCTATAAACTGCATGGTTAACCGATAGTTACATTTATGAAGGATATTAATATGAGCATTACGTTAGGAACACTGTTCTAATGAACACAGGACATGCTTTTCTATTTAGGAATCTTATGTACAGTTTAACATAAGATCCGACACTCCCCCTCCTATTTGGGGCTACGTCCTATAAGAGGGAATGTCAATGTAGTCATTCTTCGAAATGTTTTGgaacattttattttaaaaacaCCCCACTTCGATGGAGCACAGCTACAGAAGTGACtttttgtagcaggttaggagagcgTTTGATCTAACCTAACCGTACCCAagttcctaaccttaacctaattatcctaaACTGCTACGTTATTTCTCCCAACCTGCTACGAAAACGTCATTTCCGGTGGTAGCTGTATTGAAAGTGGCGTGTTTTTGGGGAATCACGTTTTTCCATTGCTTCTTCTGAGGTGTCATTTGAATGCTAGACAACTGGGAGATGGTCTGGGTCCGTTTTCCCAAACGTATTTTAAGGCTAAATTCATCGTTAGAACTTTCGTAGGAACAT
This is a stretch of genomic DNA from Oncorhynchus nerka isolate Pitt River linkage group LG25, Oner_Uvic_2.0, whole genome shotgun sequence. It encodes these proteins:
- the LOC115109368 gene encoding metallothionein A, which translates into the protein MDPCECSKTGSCNCGGSCKCSNCACTSCKKASCCDCCPSGCSKCASGCVCKGKTCDTSCCQ
- the bbs2 gene encoding Bardet-Biedl syndrome 2 protein homolog isoform X2, whose amino-acid sequence is MLVPIFTLKLNHKINPRMVTMGKFDGIHPCLTAATQAGKVFIHNPHTRGQRQAAHRLSQSAQDSDISLLNINQAVSCLTAGTLGPNTTGDTLLVGTQTNLLAYDVHDNADIFYREVTDGANAIVLGKLGNIESPLAIIGGNCALQGFDYEGNDQFWTVTGDNVRSLVLCDFTSDGKNELLVGSEDFDIRVFKEDELVSEIAENETVTSLCHMHGSRFGYALANGTVGVYDRTARYWRIKSKNHAMSIHAFDLNADGVVELITGWSNGKIDARSDRTGEVIFKDNFSSSVAGVVEGDYRMDGQIQLICTSVEGEVRGYLPASKEMKGNLMDSSVEQDLIRELSQRRQNLLLELRNYEENAKQAVPGASERDTQMGVIPANTQLQTVLSVRAATESQRSHIELSISTPNETIIRAVLIFAEGIFEGESHVVHPSAQNLCGSICVPIIPPKDIPVDLHIKAFVGGKSSQFHVFEITRQLPRFSMYDLNVEPEAPQPTGKVTFTINDRPQRVVMWLNQNFLLLEGIDTPDVTFTSLRGGGLLTISMLSTSGEITLNTDDIDLAGDLVQSLASFLAIEDLQAEADFPTYFGELRTTLTEVDDYHSVHQKLTAAIADHSNHIRNMLVQAEDARLMGDIRNMKKRYIELYDLNRDLINEYKIRSNNHNALLACLKSVNQAIQRAGRLRVGKPKNQVITACRDAIKNNNVNVLFKIMKAGTASS
- the bbs2 gene encoding Bardet-Biedl syndrome 2 protein homolog isoform X1, translated to MLVPIFTLKLNHKINPRMVTMGKFDGIHPCLTAATQAGKVFIHNPHTRGQRQAAHRLSQSAQDSDISLLNINQAVSCLTAGTLGPNTTGDTLLVGTQTNLLAYDVHDNADIFYREVTDGANAIVLGKLGNIESPLAIIGGNCALQGFDYEGNDQFWTVTGDNVRSLVLCDFTSDGKNELLVGSEDFDIRVFKEDELVSEIAENETVTSLCHMHGSRFGYALANGTVGVYDRTARYWRIKSKNHAMSIHAFDLNADGVVELITGWSNGKIDARSDRTGEVIFKDNFSSSVAGVVEGDYRMDGQIQLICTSVEGEVRGYLPASKEMKGNLMDSSVEQDLIRELSQRRQNLLLELRNYEENAKQAVPGASERDTQMGVIPANTQLQTVLSVRAATESQRSHIELSISTPNETIIRAVLIFAEGIFEGESHVVHPSAQNLCGSICVPIIPPKDIPVDLHIKAFVGGKSSSQFHVFEITRQLPRFSMYDLNVEPEAPQPTGKVTFTINDRPQRVVMWLNQNFLLLEGIDTPDVTFTSLRGGGLLTISMLSTSGEITLNTDDIDLAGDLVQSLASFLAIEDLQAEADFPTYFGELRTTLTEVDDYHSVHQKLTAAIADHSNHIRNMLVQAEDARLMGDIRNMKKRYIELYDLNRDLINEYKIRSNNHNALLACLKSVNQAIQRAGRLRVGKPKNQVITACRDAIKNNNVNVLFKIMKAGTASS